ATGTGATATAAGGAAGCATAAAATGGCATTTCCATGTCTTACCAGTGGATTGTCACACCCACCAGTAACTCCCTGTTACATCAGCCATGTATGCTGACCACAGAGATTACTAGGAACTGTTCAGCAATACAAAGGCAAAAAGATGAAGAATAGTTGGGTGTTGGTCAATATCCAGCCTCTCTGTTccctaaaaaaaatatccaaatttATGGCTTGTATACAAATATGACACCATATTATATTGCatcttatcacagaatcacagctaATAGGTTATGTAGAGATGTCTTAGGCATCCAGGCTGGCTCTGTGTTTTAGTACTCAGTACGAGAGTGGCAGCCAGGTGCACCTCAAACACAAGGTTCCCTAAGTTGGGTGCAGGTGAAGGCAAAACTGAGCACGGGCAACCCAATTCTGATAATTTGTACAGACATAATGTCAGATGCTGAGTTACTGTAACCAGATATGCCCATCTGAGGCCAGTACAGCAAAGACAAGCACCAGGACTTACCTTTCTACCCCCTCAAAACTGGAATTTCCACTCTACCATTCTTTGAATTagcaagaggagaaaaatggaagTCAGTTTTCCTGCAAGCCTAGTCCTCAGCAATGGAGCAAAAACCAGATTGTGTTCAATGACAATATGGCAGTTAGCCTGATGAAGTTAATCTTTGCTTTAATTGGATGCCCAACATACATATTTAAACATTCTGTACTAAATTAGCCAGCATGCACACAGTAATTGGACCCGTCAGTGACTTTCTCCTTTCACtatatacatacacaaacaGGAACACCACAAGATTGGACACAGGAAAGCAGTTTGTTAACTGGGTACAGCTAGcaagtaacattttttcctctagaaatgtttttcctgcAAATTCACAAGCGTGAAGACTTTCTTTCAAGGCTTGAAGAACTTTGTAGTCTTCCAGTGAAAAGGCTAACAATAGCCACCGTAGCTGAAAtgagacaaaattaatttaaaatccattccaaacaagaatgaaataaaaaaaaaataaatgccctGCAATGTAGCATAGGGAAAAGGGATTTTGGAGACAATCCAAGCAGATGCACTGAAGTAGGAAGGTGGCTTTGGACCCAATTCTGGATAACATTAGCTTAGtgtaaaagagaaagaacaggATCAGAAGTGGATCTGACATTTCACATTCACTGATACCTCGTACCAAAATCTCAGTATCTACAGAATTTAAGTGTTTGCTTACTTTATTTGAAGAACTTTAGTTCTGTGTCAACACAGTCATAGAAAAGATCCACTACTTCAGCAGGATCCAGAACCTCTGTACGACTAAGGAGATCTTCCATTGCTTCTAAACCTTGTTTTTCAAGGTCTAACATAATCCTCATCAGTTTCTGGCCTTTATCCTAAAGGTATGAAACAACCAAACTCAATTAACCAGCAAACAGGCTTGTTAAAGCATTTTAGTGTTCTCTTCTGTTAtggagtatttttaaaaatgagaaagccCTTTGAAGTACAAACTATTTCTGCTAATAGTATTTTGGATGGTCAAATGCTAAAAGGAACAATGTTGGACACTTTatgcatgaagaaaaacaaccaagaagGAGCTGCTAAGTTtaaagcagagagggaagatgGAGTGATAGATGGATAGAAGAAAATGGTATGAGGTTGTACACATGATAAAGAGGTAAAGCAACTTTCTAAACATATGTATCTCTCAGATCATCACCTGCAAGATGATTATTAGATCTGAAATTATGTGTAAGGTAACAGCACTGAGACTCCAGATCCCATGGAAAACTTTATGTGTCATTCTGCCTTCTCTTCATGATTCTGGGCAGGTAATTCACTCATTTGGTTTTGTCCAGATGTtatttaaagtcttttttttttttttttttttttttttttaaatgaagaaatgccttttttttttttttaattgcttgcaGCTTTCACAGTTTAATTCcagggaaaaaggcatttaGAATGAGTGAGGGTTCTGAGCTTTCTGCACAAATGCTGGTATAAAACCCAGAAAGAGCAGAACACCTAAGCTAACGTTCAGGGTCTCAGGTGGGCAGTTCCTATAGCACGAAGCCTGACTAAAAAGGtacatttccttttctgccacAACCTTTGGTGTCACACCATGGGACTTTAAATAGGGAAGAGTTCACAAGATGCTAATGTACCTCCTCTAGGTCTTCCCTAAATCAGCATCTCGCATAATGCTGTGGGAACCAGCTGCACATCAAGTCCATGTTACCACAGAGGTCATAGGTTATAAATTAAACCATTCCAAGGGATTAAAAATGGCATCTAGCCAAAACTTGTGTTTAAATACGTACTCAGCAACGGTTACTATGGTTTCCTTATTCACTAATGGTTAAGTTTGAATGCTGTTATGATCTTAGCAAGACTCTGACCTACCCAAATATGCACAgaggaaaactgcagaaaagtCCTCTGTGGAAGTTCAACATGACTGTGGGTCTTTCACAAACTGCTTGAAATACCGATACCAGCATGATGGGCATGCCCTGATGATCTCTTCCTCTATTTTACTTCCTTACAGCCAATTATTGAACTACTTGCACTATGACAGCAAAAGTTGTATCTCAATCAGTTGGAAAAGCCTTTATTCCCATAAGAGATCTTCAACACTTTAGGTATTTACACTGGAAGGTTTTCAGCCCTCAGGTACCTCCATAGCACTGGAAAGTGTTCTTCATTCTGGCATGGCATTTTCAGTTAATTCTTACAAATTAACAGAAATGCATTTAACTGTCATGTACAAATTATTCCTtcaaggaaaaaaccctcaaactaTGTAGTTCTTAATTCAGCATATAATTTACATTGGTACATTCCTGCCATCATCCAACCATGTAATTCTGATGTCCTGTTGCACTAGCATCCAGTGttcaataattaaaaactatATATACAATGGGGATTAAATAAGCTAATCAGCTTGTCAGTTTGACTCTTCACTTTGTAAAGGGAGCTGAGCAACAGTCAGGATAACAAAAAACAACTATGCAGAATAGTTTGTCCTTCAGAAGGCATAATTATTCAAGCTAAATTTGCAAAGATTCTAAGAATATTCAGAGAATGTTTTCCAGTGAGTGACGTTTGAGTAAATTATGGAACTAGGAACCTACATTTACTTCTGGAATTCCAGGTCCCACAGCTCTTACCTGATCATTCTCCAGGAGAGATCGGGCCCATTCATGTGCCTTGTACAATTCATGCCTGCGATCAGGTTTCTCCTGGAATCGAGGTATCTTTTTAGCAGGATCATCATTGCCAAAAGAAGGAGACTGTACTTTTGGTACTAATTTTACATCATCAACAAAAATAAAGGGTTTAAATATGGACCTGGAAGAAATGAGAAGTAATAAGAGAGATGTTATGTATTTTACTGAAGTGCTCACCACTATttaaacactattttaaaacactattttaaagactattttaaaacaacagatACAGAACAGCACAGGTAACTCATCTACACTAGGCATGAACTAGGTTAGAGTTGGTACCCGtcacaagcaaaataaatccaTGTGCTTTACAAGAATTGTGTTTTCCAATTACTGTAAAACTTCATTAGTCCTTTTTACCTATGGGCTTCTTTGGTGTCCTTCAGCCAGTTCTGCCACTTCTTTAGATAAGTAGCATTGTATTTTCCTCTCCAAGTTTTTAACAAAACCCAGCATTCAGCATAACATAATAGTGTtcagtttttctcctctgttcaCACTGccatctctcctcctcctcctagATGTCATTTTCATCAAAATCACAAACACATACTttccctggagcagggaaagtTACATACCTTGCTCAGGATTCAGCAGATAACCAGCAGCACTTTAGAAATTTATGTTGAGAGGGGAGACATAGCTACCAATATTGTGACACTTCTCAAACAACTTCAACACTGAGTTTGGATCTAAACTCCAGTGAGAAAGGGACAGacaacaaaaccccagcaaTGCAGGATCTTAATTCCGGATAATCTGAGAGTAGGTATTGGCAAGTTCATCGAGAAActgcctttcttccttttagatacacaacaaaacagcagcCTGCATTCTGCAGTAAAGAAGCTGACAGAAGTGCATGACTTCTGCAAAACATGAATAATAACCACAGCCTGCACACACTCAGCAGGTTCATTGCTGCTACCCTTTCCATCACTGTCACACAGCCTTCCATACTAAGGGTTGTGACTCAACTTGCTGCATTTAAAATCATGGGGTTTTAATGCATGAGAGCGTAAAATACAGCAAGAAATGCCTCTTTACAGCTAGACTCTCCACCtttaaaaaggacagaaatacCACCATAACAATCTgaagattttgtttctttttatctcAGAAGATTTGCATCAAGTCAAGTAGAAGTTTTGGTAAGCCAGCCCAAACTTTCTACTTAATCCTGAAGGTCTGAGCTGCATAATGCAAGGTGGATGGAAAGTCCCTTTGGCATGGACAACTTCTCTAGCCCTCAGCAGAACCTAATGCTTACTACCACTCATCTTATAATGATGACTGTCAGAAATTCAAGGGCaccattttcttctccccatAATCTCTTTACCTCAATGCAAGTGGCAGATCTCCTGAATAACTGCAAGTGGTTTagtttaatttctgtgaatCCCAGGTGGATTCTGTTTAAAACACAAGATAATTCATTAGTTCTTTGATAATCTGGCCCATGAGTTCACTtatctcctctgctgctttcaacTACAGAAGATATCATTTAAACCAACTGGAAATTGTCCCTCCAATAAAAAACACACTTGGAATACCTGGGAGTTGCAGATGTTTTGCTCTGTTAATATTTTGATGTCATACAAGGCTACCTATAGTATACATGCCCTCTCTGCTATTTAGGcactttgtttcagttttgcacCCACCTGTTCAAGATGACTATGAGGTCCATTATGAGGTCTATAACCTCATAATCTCAACAAGAACCCACTGGAAAGCAGCTATGCTGGAACAGTAGCTCCTGGGTCCCCCCTAAACTGCACTTAATCTACAAGCTCTGAATTTAGGCTAAATTCCATATTTGGCCTTTCAGCCCCATGGTGCCCATTTAGAACTGCAGCACGTTGCAGTTCAGGACAGTCAGACTGCACACCAACAACTACTGACTGCATTTCTGGTTGGAAATGTTCCGATTCAGGTAGCAGAATTTGTTTAATACCTTTCAACCCATCATCTGCTCTGCACCCAGGGAACTCCCAGTGCTGTGGCTTACCTTGAAGGGTCTGGCGTGCCAGTGAAGTAATGAATACAGGGAAAACTAGGGTCCTGAGGCAGAACAGACACTATGCTGGCTGTGGTAAGGAAAGATTCAGAGTCCACACAGACACCACCATCTTTGTCACGCAGGACATCAATCATAGCTTGTGCAGAAACATCACCTATAtgaagggagggggggaaattTTCAAGTGTTCAGTGGCTTGGAACCCAGGTAAGGATTTTAGCATGAAGGGGCTTTGGCCTAATATGACCAGTGACACTCAACACAAGCATGTCACAAATCCCAGTTAATAGTTTCTATTTAAACAATGTACACTCAGAATGAACTTACCTAGCTAACAAAAGAGAACAGTAAGAAGCATTAATTAGGCATTACAATTGCTAGGTAGGGagaaaagtcattaaaaaggcattttttagGAAGAAGGCCATCATATCTGTAATAGTGCTTTAGCAATCGCTATGAACAGACCACTcacataaaaacattttcctctaaGAAGCTACCTCTACCCAAGCCCAGGCAGACTGGGATTATCTGATCTCCTACTTGCCATCTGTCTCCATTAGCTCTCAGTCAAAATTTTGAAACATCAGCTCCCATTCACAGGGTGTTACAGAAGCAGACCTAGACATTGAGATGTTACTCCAAACCACTATCTACAAGAATCTCCTGTTCTCATTCTACTTCCTGCATCTGTCTTATCACCACTTTCTCCTCAGGGCACCTCCATATTTTCTTGCATCACCCCTTTGGCAGGTCAGGTTTCTTCCCCAGCAACTTCCCAAACCCTGCACTGATTCACCCTTCCATGCACAGGTGCCTCAATATGCCAGGAGACTTGGAATGACCCAGCAGTCTACAAGACTTGCAAATCATAGCCATTTGTCTATGGGGGCCCAGAGGCTTTTTAGTACCATAACTGAGGTCTACAAAGACCTTTCACCCGTGGTCCTTCAGAATTACTCTGTTTGCCTCTCAGACACAAACCACACTCCATCTAATTCTACAGCCTCAGCAGACACTCTGCACTGcaataaatatttcacttctACACTCTTCTTGACATTTGCCAACATGTGAAAATGCTAACAATCTAGTAAATTCACATCTGAAGTAAAGggctttttataaaaatgtaatttgtacCATTTTTTACACATGAAAGAGCAGACATATGTCAGCCatgccctgctgcaggctggcaaTTTCACAGCTATTTTGGCCAGCTGCAGTGAACCTAAGTCACTCATAAATTTGGGTCTGGAAATAAAACCCTTCCTTTGAGTGGAGGCAACTGTCTCACTGTCTGTTCCTAATTCCTTCCCCAAAAGCCTAAGCAAACCTCCCAAAATGTAGAATCCATTAAGCTCAAATATGtgaggtctttttttttctttctttttttacactAGAATTTTAGTATTAGGGCTACTACAGTTACACCAAAGCACAAAGGTAGTGGCACATAATGCACATCAGAACAGTGAAGAAGTTATTTTATAACATTAAACTTGAGGGGGGTGTCAAGGGCTTAATCCTAAAGTGTTGCAAGTTTAAGGACAGTCTTCATTATGGTCTTCCTTTCCACATGGTTTACATGTAGAGGTATTTTCCTCAGTGACACGTAGTTTTGGACAGAATACCCGAAAGGAGGCAGTAGTGACTAAAAACCCCACTgcacacacaacacacaaaaatggTTCAACACTTACCACCTTGCTTTTCTAGGCTCTCCTTGCCAGAACAGCAGGCTAAATGGTCATCAGCAAGAGagaacacttcagaaaaattgAAGTCTGAGTCTCCATTCCACCAGCCTTGACTTCTCACATAATTCCTTAGTTCAGGATGCTCAGCATCAATTTTTGTAGTTAAGGAAAGTTGATTGCAAATGCATTTCACCCCCTCTGTAGAAAAAGCCCCATATTATAAGAAAGaattaatacagtttttctGGGACAATCTGGAAGGACAACATAAATTCAATTAGGAAACAAACCACTGGTTAGGATGGCACTGTAGGATGGCACAAGGCTTTGGCATGACTGCCTAACTACACACACAGAGAATCACCAGTCACTGCAGGTTGCAAAGCTCAATTTTCTGTGCCCTACTTAGGTATTTACACTGCCTTGTGATTAATAGTGCTATTTAGTCAGAACACCAGTTTCACACTCCGCAACTCATACATTCTGACCATAAAGTAACAGTCCTTTCCAAATACCCAAGGCACCACCTACCTAATCTTTTCTCCAGTGGTGTATTCCACTGCCAAAAAGCTTGAGGTCTGACTTgatttcaaaatctgttttgacAAAGCTGCATTTAGTTGAATGACCATTTCTTTGCTCCTAAATGCTGGaaaattggtattttttttttaaaagcttaccCATTTCTTTAAGCCgcccagctgaaaaaaaatgttattgtaaGCAGCAAAATTGGCTtaaattaaattccatttttaatcttaaattttaaaagggcATGAACTAAAGAGAAAATGTAAGTAACCTTCAAAGAAtattaaaggattttttaatttgcttttctcaaAAATACTGCAGTGCTTATATCCCAGTATATACAGCATGACTaacagtggctgctgcagataTTCCTCAGAGAGAACAAAGCAGAAGTGTTGGAAGCCAGGGAGAGAGCTAACAAAGTAAAACtgtaaactaaaataaaaactggttCTGGAATTTGGCACAAACTTTTTCTTAATCAGAAACCAGAAGCAGTGTTTGTGGAAGTTATTGATAACGCTTTCCACAAAAGCTTTTGTAATGCCTCACACATGCAATTTAAGCGAGTAACAACTTATAGTAGGAAGTTCTGTGCATCAGTCTGCAAAAAAGTCACTGTAATTCAGTACTAACTAGGTGACTGACAGTTCTTTCTGATTTACACTTTCAAAGTGTACCTTTCAGGGAATTTTCTTTACTGGAGTGATAGGAGTATTTCTGTTTGCATCAAGCTAGCCAAGCCACCCTTTAAGAGCGctttaaatattacatttagTAACCCatataaaacagtatttcatggttttaaaaatgaaaatttatcaagcaaataaatgtttccaCTCAAACTGAAGAACAGTAATAGGAAGgattttaaagtgtttctttctaaaatacTGTCAAAGAGTTGCTTGATAAACAATCGCTACGAGATTACAGAACTGCAGCGGTAGTATTAGAAACAGAACAACTCTAAGGACaaaatcaggggaaaaaaaagccttcacaATGGGCAATGacacattttccctgttttagcagcatttattcattcatttgaAAGCTTAAGTGGCACGGTTATGGTTGAAAAAAAGAACCCCCTGAACAAAGAACGAAGTACAGCATTCTTACAAAGCCAGCAGGCTTTCCTCCTGGCAGCCTTGGCAGGCTGCAGGTTATGGGAACTACTGTCTCTGCAGCTCACAGGGCCCTCCTGAAGAGAAATGCAGTAGTAAAAATTAGAACAGAGCTGCAGTATCATTTCAAAAAGCTGCaagcagcagatgaaagcaATACTTCATTTGCTGGGAAGAAGGACATGAAGGTTACGCGTTGCTGATGCTGTTAAAAAGGCTAAGTAAAAAACACTGTTCTTCCAAGATCAGCCCAGCAGGTCAAAAGAAgaaggcaggctgggcaggctgttACTGCATAATCCTAGGAACCTCAGGAGCCAGCTGCTTCCcagaatttgaatttttaatcaGGACAGCATTATCAGTCTATGTTTGGCATGTGTTTGTGCTAGAAGACTTCCTCCATCTTGCAGGTATTCCTAAAACACGAGCTTTGGTTGGGGAAACACCATTCCTGCTAAGGTAAGCTACTTCATACTTGATGCCATAATCTGACAATAAGCCATCACACAATGTTGCACAGCCTGGTGCTATTTCTTTTCATTGGTATTTTCAACAAAGTTAAAGCTCTCTTCTCCTCATATCTTCTATCTTCTACCTTTcagccaaggggaaaaaaagataattcaaTGGATCTGTCATAGCTCAAAGTGTAGGTGATAAAAATCCTCTCATCTGAACTTTTAACTCATTCAAAtataagtttttaaaagctctacacttatgaaaataaaaacccctttaaaaataaaaccagctgagaataaattaaaaatatgcctTAGATAATTGTATTATATTAAGACAGCACATATTTGCCTGCAAAGTTTTAAGCAGGTTCAGCTACCAAGCTACTGAAATCTAGAAGTTAGTTTGGCAGCTCTGGCTTCacagatacagaaaaagaaaccaccTACAagtttaaagaacagaaaactatTGTTTTGCAGTATCAGATAAGAAATCTGGATACGAGGGGACTGTATTTCTGTAAAGCAACCAGCAGCAGCCTATTCTATTTACCACCTCATACAAGCCATTTCCTCAAAGCTATCAATGCTTACCCTTCCctcttaatatttttagatttttaagtAACAATTTGGGCACTGACTCcataaaaaaaacagttttcccATTCCAAACAGTAAATAAATCTGGGAAACACAACACTCATTGAAGGTAAAAATTGAAGCATGATGATTATTACATAGCTTATGTATACAGGTAACAATCTCCAGCTTCACAGAAAACACTAAATTACATCAACCAATGCaaagcaacatttaaaaatataagagTAGTACAAGTATAGAAGGTTCAAATCAAACACTTGCATAAATTAGCCACTTATTTAAACTCAGTGACTTTACGACCAATTCTTCCAAGACAATTCCCTACAACTATTTATAATGAGAGGCTTGCTGTGAGTGATAAACTGACCTGTGATTTTTTCTGCTGCCCAGTACTTTCCAGAAGTCTCCAGTACCCAGGCTTCATTTCTGTCCACAATCAAAAATGCACTTTGAAAAGTATGGCATGAACTCCCATCTTCATAATAATTTCCACCTTGACCATGTTCCTCCAACAGAGCAACTATTACATCCAGTGCTTCTTTAGCTGTTGCACCTCTTTCTAGGCCAAGTCTATAAGGAAAGGGTAAAACAGAAATTTAGACAGACTCGTAACAGTGAGGTCTCCATaaagttattaattttaaacatcagCACTGATCCGgttttaaaataccaaattGTCAGATATGCTTAGAATAAGAATTCTTGCTTTAATGAGTTACTAGAATTACAGgatgagaaattatttaatttgtttcaagTCTTTATTTTCTACACTCATTCTTTATTCTCAAACCTATTACAGCtagagtttctttttaaagagtcTAATTACCAACCAATGGCCTCAACTGCACTGTAAATACGCAATGCTCTATTTATTCCCCCCTCaggcaaaattaatttgaaggACAATTTGCAAAGGtctttttaaagtaacagcTGTATGCAAGTTTACTTTTATGTACAGAAGAGTGGGAAACTGCAAATTAATATTACCAGAAATCAAAACAGGGAAGGTGTATTCAGTATTCCAATCTCTCTACAACCTTCTTTCCCAGCGCTCCCATATTTAATTGGCCATGGAAGTTAGGTTATCCTTTGATGCATACTGCACACTGTAGACAAGCATTTGTGCACAGTCATGCTTCAGTGCTCCTGCAAAGACTTCTCTCAAAATATGTTTACCAATTAAACATCAGATACAGCTTTTGTCTGAACTAAGAGTAACCATATGCCTAAAAAACCCAATGATTTTAAAAGAGTCTGAGCAAAGCAAGGATCTTTTAGGGAAAggtaaactgaggcacaagAATATGTTTCACAAAGctggtgcagagaagagcaactaggctggtgaaaggtccagagaacaagtcttataaggagcggctgagggaactggggctgtttagtctgaagaagagaaggcggaggggagacttcatcaccctctacaactacctgaaaggatgttgcagagaggcagctgctggtctcttctcacaagcaaatagtgataggacatgaGGCAATGGCCTAAagctacaccaggggaggtttaggctggacattagaaaaaaaaaatgaattctcTGAAAGGTCTGTCATGCATTGGAATGTGCTGTCCAGGGAGGTcactgagtcaccatccctggatgtgtttaaaagtcatatagatgtggtgcttggggatacGGTTTAGGGGTGGACATGgcagagtagggttaaaggttggacttaatgatcttaaaggtattttccaatcaaaatgatactacgattctatgatttatcACTTAGTGACACAGGAGGGACAACTAGAATTTTAGACCCTAACTCACAATTTCTCCCCATCATCTTCTTACTTAGCCTTTATAGAGTCTTTCCCTCTTGTCTTGTTTCTCTTATTAGCTGAAACTTGTTTTGCATTGTTGTCTCCTTTTTCAGTCcctaagcatttattttattcattattttcatcattGCTGTAATCACTTTTTCAGAGCAATGCAGAGAGGCCAGTCTTGGCACTTACCAAAGACATCAGCCAAAAGCTAATCCAAAAGCACGTCTCATGTATTCCCTTAGAACAACTCCAAAAGCTGTCACTGCTACAGGCAAATAGACAGTCTGACTACTACCTCATAGACCAGAGAGTCACTAGATTCAATGATTACCCACTCCTTTCTCCTCACTTTATGACCATTAGGCTATAATTAGTTCAAAACCTGCCAAGATACATAACATCACACTAAAATCTACAATAATGTCTCCCTgaaattttccttctgaaatggCTATAGTTTAGTTTTCTCTGTCAAAACTACAGCAGAGATTCAGGctgaagaaatatattttagatCACTGTTCTGCAAATGCCTCCAATGTTACATTTACTTCCTTTTAACAAAGGTCTAGGCTCCGCTTTTGTTCGATTGCTCCTGTCAGTCACAAGGGCCagcaaaaaacaagaaaaggaaaagcaccaCCCTATGCAACCACCACACAGCTTATTTCCACAAAACTGTAGGTCAGAGTACCCTTCAAGGGCAGCTGGAAGAGAAGTTTTAAGTAATTTCAACCCTAGATGACAGCCTGAATTATTCATTAAGAGAATTTCAGTGACTTAGTATAATCCACTGCTTCAGTACCTCCAATGAGCTATCACAGCATATTATAACCTTGTCAAAACAACATCACCTTAAGCTTTTCAACTTCACATATCAGTTCCAGATGCAGACTTTCCAAATGAAGTAACTAATGTATACAATGATGACATTCTACTTTATTTAGTTTTGATATTTCTAAGGAAGAAATTGATAAACAAATCAATACCATTTTGAGGAGCATTCTTGAGTCTCTGCCAAGACTGGCATGTCTCTGTGTGGCTCTGAAAAAGTGATTGCACCAGTcattaaaagaacaaagaaattatACAAACATGTAAGgattaaaaatgaagagaacaATGCAAAAATAAGGGTGTATTTTACAGGTTTCTTCATATATACCTTGTGTATGATAATGTTCCCCTGCTCTAACTGTATCAGCATGAGCAAAACAGTCTCTTCATATTAATGTACTGCCTTAAGTAATCAGGTGCTTTGTAGAGTAACTGTGCCtcaaaaaaactcaaacaactGCAGCTACACTAAGAAGTATATCTGAAGAAAATCCTGATA
This Apus apus isolate bApuApu2 chromosome 2, bApuApu2.pri.cur, whole genome shotgun sequence DNA region includes the following protein-coding sequences:
- the SCRN1 gene encoding secernin-1 isoform X2, coding for MAAAPPSYCFVAFPPCSRDGLVVFGKNSARPRDEVQEVVYFAAADHDQGSKVECTYIEIEQVPKTHAVVLSRPSWLWGAEMGANEHGVCVANEAVVTREPASEAEALLGMDLVRLGLERGATAKEALDVIVALLEEHGQGGNYYEDGSSCHTFQSAFLIVDRNEAWVLETSGKYWAAEKITEGVKCICNQLSLTTKIDAEHPELRNYVRSQGWWNGDSDFNFSEVFSLADDHLACCSGKESLEKQGGDVSAQAMIDVLRDKDGGVCVDSESFLTTASIVSVLPQDPSFPCIHYFTGTPDPSRSIFKPFIFVDDVKLVPKVQSPSFGNDDPAKKIPRFQEKPDRRHELYKAHEWARSLLENDQDKGQKLMRIMLDLEKQGLEAMEDLLSRTEVLDPAEVVDLFYDCVDTELKFFK
- the SCRN1 gene encoding secernin-1 isoform X1, which encodes MQVCRMAAAPPSYCFVAFPPCSRDGLVVFGKNSARPRDEVQEVVYFAAADHDQGSKVECTYIEIEQVPKTHAVVLSRPSWLWGAEMGANEHGVCVANEAVVTREPASEAEALLGMDLVRLGLERGATAKEALDVIVALLEEHGQGGNYYEDGSSCHTFQSAFLIVDRNEAWVLETSGKYWAAEKITEGVKCICNQLSLTTKIDAEHPELRNYVRSQGWWNGDSDFNFSEVFSLADDHLACCSGKESLEKQGGDVSAQAMIDVLRDKDGGVCVDSESFLTTASIVSVLPQDPSFPCIHYFTGTPDPSRSIFKPFIFVDDVKLVPKVQSPSFGNDDPAKKIPRFQEKPDRRHELYKAHEWARSLLENDQDKGQKLMRIMLDLEKQGLEAMEDLLSRTEVLDPAEVVDLFYDCVDTELKFFK